The Lampris incognitus isolate fLamInc1 chromosome 15, fLamInc1.hap2, whole genome shotgun sequence genomic interval TCTAAGATGACTTAGGTGTGGCAAAATGGGGGCAAGCAAAGGCTTAGACTTATCCCCAAAGTAATTATATAACAGCCTGAACGGTGCTCCCCTGCAGCCCTAATAATGTGTTGTAGATTTAAGTTGTCTGTCACACACACCATTGTTGTTTCACACCGAAGAGTAAATAATGTAAGTACCCTTACTTGCATGTGTTACTCTTATCTCAGCACAGGTCCACGCTCAGTCCTGGCAGGTACCACTTCTCACGTAAAATTGTCCCATTCATCATGAGGCCATTTACCAGGGGGCCCAGAGTTCACTTGTGGTAGCTGTAGTCTTACATGTCATCGAGAGGGGTCATGAAATGTTAATGCACCTGTCTTCCATGGCACCCAGGGTCCACACTATTAAATAATGCACTGGCCATACATTTTGTGGTTTTACAGAGTTGAAAGCATGGAATCAAATATCCAGACTGGACTTCCTGAATGATAAGCTTGGTTTAAAAGAAGCTAACTTTCTCTGTTTGTATATCGAAAAAGTTCTGAAACTAACGTCAGCCCACATTACAGTTCCCTTTCTCATCTGCCTGCATTGCAGTTTGCAAAAGGATTAGAGAAGTTGTTAGGTATCTGCCACAGATTTTAATGTATCTTGAGTATTCAAAAAAATGAACATATGTCATCACAGGAAGTTGGCGGTTTGTCCCCTTCCTGTTCTTGGTGTCTGTATAAAACAGTAAAGACGCTCCCCTTCCTCTGTGTgcatcggggagggggggggctgccctCCTGTTTGACCCTTGTAACCAGCTTCCTAGTGGCAACTGTCTCTAAGGTTGTTTGTCACCAGAGACAACAGGTGACTGGTGTAGTGTGTTTGTGGCAAGAACCGTCCGAGGCAAAGCACAAGCTCTCTAACTGCTGTATAAGTGGCTGTAGCGGCTGAGGGTTCATGGAGAACGAGGTAGGACACGCAGCTTTTCTTCCAATCAATaggcgtgtgtgtgcatgggctTAGCCTTAGTTTCTAAGTGTTTTGTTACACCTTCCTCTCGGCTTTCTTATCCGGTGGTTGCGTGTTCATATCTTCCGTATGCAGACAAAACATAAAGGAGAGGAAGGAAAATATTTGATTCCTCTTTTTCACTGTTGTGTTGGAAGCCAAAcagcagctgttttttttttgttccccccccccccccccctaggaTGTCAGTGTTCTGATTCAATCGTCACGTTTAAATGTTTGCActggacacagacccacacacacactccaccccaCTCTCCTCAAGGAGTAATGTAATGGCATTTGTTTTTATCTGGTAATGCTAATGATGACATTTTGGGCAACTGCTATCAGAGGCCGCTGCACAGTTGGGCTCAATGAAGGGTTATCTATCTCACTTTGCAGTAGTGGGAGCTACCAGTACAGGTCAGCAGAAATTACGAAATATATAAAGGCCCAAAATCATATGCAGCTTTTTGAGTAGAAAGGTTGcatattcttgttttttttctgctcTTTCCCATACACGATGTCATCTGTGGTTTATGAACATCGTGAAGATGAACTGATAAGTTGCTGTTGCAGATAATCTGTGGGTGCCATTCATTTTTGTTCAGAGGCATACAAATTAGACACACAGGTCAGCTGTAAAAAATTTATTTTtcctttgaattttttttttctcgccATCTACCTTTCATACGCTAGCCTGGTATCGTGTCTCCGTTCAAGCGTGTTTTCCTGAAAGGAGAGAAGGGGAGGGATAAGAAGGCTCAGGAGAAGGCCACTGAGCGCAGGGCCCTCCACACCTTCTCCCTCTCCCAGCCCGACCACCGCATCGATCCCGACATCCTGCTTAATGACTACATAGAGAAGGAGGTCAAAGTAAGTATGGCCAGTAGCAAAAATATGCACCTCCTATTCATAAACGTAACATTTAGCAGAAAGGAAGTAGAACAGAGGATAAAACTGTTTTCTATTTGCATACTAGGTTACGTTTCTTTTTCACCTGTTAGACTTGTTGCTATTGCTTATTTTCTTGTGAATTATATTTAGTGGTACTTGTAGATTTGATAGATCCAGAGTAAATATTGATTTTTATATTCTGTCGTGTCCAGTACCTGGGGCAACTGACATCGGTACCAGGATACTTAAACCCGTCCAGTCGGACAGAGGTGCTGCAGCTAATTGACAATGCAAGGGTAAGTTTCAGCAGAATTTGACATCACCATTTGCCTCaataatttgtttgtttttttttagactgGTACAGAACAATCAGTGATTTTAAAAACAGAAATATGGTTTATAAATGAATGTCATTTGATATAATCCAAAGTGTGCTACACGAGAAGTCCAAGGCACTCTTCTCTTAGCTAGAAGTTTAAGAGCCTTTATTTCTTTATTGCATAGAAAGATGTTAAAATGCACCAACACATTTCGGCACATTGATTTTTCTAAAGATGCAACAATAGGTAAAAGCCACACATGTATTTGATTACTCACAGGGTTACCACATCGCATGACTGTTAACTTATGAGATTATTTTTTCTATATCAAAAGCTTTATCAACACCAAAACACACTTATAGCATCAATAACAGTTTAACTCATCATAAGACCATCCACAGGAGTCACACATTGATTCACAAGATGGGGACAAACTCCAATTCATCATTCAGACCGGGAAAGACAGTGGCTCTGTATTTGTATGTCCAGAATGTCTCCCTACCTGAAAAATGATTAATGGGGTCACCTCCCAATGCATTAACTAAAATTCAGTCTGGATTGCCATGACTCTTGCTTGTTTGCATTAGGTCAAGTCGTCGGATATCATGGTAGCGTTTTCCATAGTAACACAGCCTAAACTAAATGTGCCCTTTGCTTCCCTGTTTCTCAGAAGTCACATCAGCTGGCTGGCCAGCTGACGTCAGAGCAAGATGCAGTGGTTAGCCTCTCGGCCTATAACATCAAGCTAGTTTGGCGTGACGGAGAGGACATCATTCTGAGGGTGCCCATCCATGACATTGCTGCCGTCTCCTACATAAGGGACGACTCCCTGCACCTAGTGGTGCTCAAAACAGGTGCCTGGCACAGCATGGGGTGGATTACACCCTCATGCCGCTTTGCTGTCATATCTCTCTCTGGCTGTTCAAAAGGTGTTTTACCACTGAATCTATGAGTTTTATACTTACTGTGAATGATGAGAGCAAAATGAATGTGTATTCATTTTGCTTTTTATATACTAGCAAATACATTCTTAGAAGTTATCTGGTTAATGGTAAACAGTGAAGCTAATATGTATGATAGAGCATAATGTATGACTACACTTAATTGAATATTTTTGTGTATTGTGATGTTACTTTTACACAAGAATAGTAGACTGTAGGCATATCAGCATTATTCAGACATTTCACTTAGAACCTCTGCTGGATTGGAATATAGTCAAAATGTTAATGTAAGGTGGAAAAGGTGCATTGAAATAATTTGACTGTAAAATTGGCTATTATGATCAGTTTTTAGCAACATATTTACATTTTAGCTATAAATGTGTGCAACCCTATATGGCAGTTCAGAAAGTTTAAAACACTGATACTCGTTTGATGGGGTATGGAAACTAAATGATAAGATTTAGCAATGTTTGTTGCTCTGTGTTTTATTTAGCCCAGGAGTCAGGTGGCTCTCCCTGCCCCAGCTCATGCCCTGATCTCAACAAGTCCCAGACCCTCAGTTCTTTGTCAGAGAGTGGTGCTGTTTTTGTGGAAGTCTGCTGCCTACTTGTGCTGGCTGTTGAAAACAAGGTACTTTTTGTTTTTATACCGAATTTGATTATTAGGGCAACATTTTATTAAGTTTTTGCCTCTAAATCATGAGGAAGGATTTGCACTACCGATGTCAGTGGTTTTATCCATCCTTACATGGAATGTCAGTTAATTGGTAGATAACGGTGTTTGGCATCCTTGTCTCCCATGGCAAAGCAATCTGCTAAGCTGAAATGGAGAAACTGAAGAGACTTAAAAGCTCCACAGATGGTGTGAATGGTTACTGCTCTTGATTGATAAGCATTCTAAATTAAATATTCACATTGCCAAACTGTATGCTTATTAGTTGTGGAAACCTCTGCTGGGAACTTGACTACTAAATGTGCAACCATAGAACTTGGAAGAAAGCAATTCTTCAGTAGGTTTAACACTTTAAcgatttcaaagtttaataactttgtgagagaaaaaaaagatacagacctgccactcccaaaattgcatatatttgcattaaaatgagttttagataaattgcacaaaaaaagattATGATAAGAGCTACCAAAAACGACCATgatcggtcaaaatgaccgcacataATTTGTACGTGATCGTGCGCAtcacagtgttgtagtactcgagtccatgACTCGGACTGAAGTCCGActcaagtcctgattttcaggactcatgactcgacttagacttgagcactgatgacttggacttggactcgagcattgactgcattcagacTCGGAAGTtagagatgaggactcggacttgttaattgataaagactggtttttttttgtgataggccctaataatttggcataagatattgatagctatattaataccgtagCATTTTCAATTTTGTGCAAGGGCAGGCgcatgtgttccacctacatgcggattcacgtgcataccctcatgTTCAGGAACAGTTAGTGCTAAGATGCCTAACTCgaacttgactcagactcaaccttgatgactcggacttggactcaggtaatggggacttgacttggactcaactcagactcttctttggggactcggacttagactcagactcaaacactggggactcgagactcgacttggactcgaggtttagtgacttgactacaacactggcgcaacatgtcactatttatgacgtgtgctggtcacatcatttccttcaaagttcattgctctgtcctagaaacaaactagcattctccagtgcagagtaatggtCTAAACTTAATTTTTGATTATtaacaacatgtctggttacagacgctgtttcagatgcaccatgactaccgctGACGTTTTGCAGTATTGACAGGTGCTGGACAGGGGCgatttttaaattgtttgaaaaatagtgctaaagttgttaaaattttaattttagtgtcagtcgtttcttaacagacatattgacatatgtaatgcagtaataTCTTAATTGGGTATTTctgttgacagaatatagagtttaaaaaccgtggtcgttctagtagtttttaagttccggtcattgtttgggactgtttcaataatgattttcagttcttttttttacatttcacgttatataggccttgttacatttgttagattagcaatacgtGTTTTCCGttctgtttttcaggtaatatttttcactttttcagttttgctattcatgttcgaccatgtctctctgaagtttaaattgtctaAAAATAGTatagtttttaaaatgttaattttggggtcagtcgtttcctaacagacatactaacatatgaaatccattaatatctcaactgggtatttatcttaacagaagATAGTGTTTAAAAACCAACCgtcattttgatggcccatggtcgttgtaggtaggagtgaaatcctggtcgttctagtgttaagcgcAGCCATAGTGAAGACCAGATAGGCTGTTTTCAGTCACTGCCTCtataggtttgttttttttcttcccataaAAGCAACACCGCTTCATCAAACTGTTTTTCACAGTGGAAATGATTTATTGCTTTTGTGTCTGCTCCTGTCTCTAATAGTGGCAAAGCTGTGGCATTCTCTTTGAACTTAATTGTAAGTGATATGTGTTCCCTTTACTTAACAGCATTGCAGAACCAATACTAGTCTAACACAGGCTCCTGGTTGTTGGAATTGGTATTAGGCAGTTCTAGTTGTAAAGTCTGTCCCTCGCAGGCAGCAGCAAAGGGAAAACCGCTCCCCTTTTGCATGCTTCTCCTTTATGTGCACATCATGGCAATTAAAAAAAGAATCAGTTTTTGCCAAATGGTGAGTATGTTGTTGATCTCTGTGtatcgttttgtttttcaggtagctGCAGAGGAGCTTTGCCTGCTGCTCAGCCAGGTGTTCCAGATTGTTTACACAGAGTCCACCATCGATTTCTTGGACCGAGCCATTATTGATGGAGCCACTACGCCCACCAGGCACCTGTCATTATACAGTGGTAAGAAAAAGAAGATAGTGTTTGAATGAATGATTAACATTGTCAGTGAGTTAACTGATTTGAATCGCTCACTTGTATCACAAATACTCCCCCCGGGGAACTTGTTAAATGGGATGAGAACATGGACCAACATTATTAATGATGAATGGAAATGTGTTTGGCACTGTTTTTATTTGGGTTCATCTCATTTAGTCAGCTAGTATTTCCACTTATTACCACCCTACCCCAACATTAGACCTGGTAAAAGATCATACATATAGTGGGGAAGCCATTTGAAGGTAGGACTGTAAGAATCAAAAGCTCTCACAAACACAACAGCACGCTGCCCAGCACTTAGCGCATACTCTGCTTTTTatacagtgaactgtttcttATGCCTCTGCATGTAGCGTCgcaaaagttttttgtttttccgcTTTGCATAGTATGAACCTGTCTGTGTACTTCTCCCACTTCTACAGATGATTCCTCAAATAAAGTGGACGTCAAGGAGGGCTTTGAAGCAGAAGCCGGCACATTGTAAGTACTCCAGATCGATCCGTCCTACCTTGAAGATGTCCTTCATAGAGACATTTCCGAAGGGACATTTGAGACTGCTGCAAAAGTAGTTTCCTTTGCTTGTTTCGCACTGTTACCCAAACACCACCTCACTTTTTAGAATTAGTGTGCTGCTTTGTTAAACTAACCACACTGTGACCAAATCTAAAAGGAATCTGCTGACTCCTACAGCAGTCAATTTTATATCCACCATATTTTTATACTTTTAAATAGTGGTACAGCAATATCCACACAACGTGGATTTTCCACAGGTTGTCTGCCAAACGTTCTGCAGAAAATTCCATTGGGGCCTGCCCCACCACTCAGTAAGGCTGTTGGTGACCTGTACTGATGCCATGCACGACTAATTGAGACCATCTCATCTTCACCTAATATTTTCTCCATCAGTTCGTTCCAGGGCTCCCTGGAGGCAGGGGGCAACTCTCCATCAGCCTCCACCCCTGCATCCCCTCAGACCAAGACTGCCAGTGAGGGAGAGCTCAGCACCACAGCCACAGAACTGCTACAGGACTACATGACCACGGTATAATCTATCTATCAACTGTATCGGCAGTCTGAATCTGTCTAGAGATGTACTTTAGATACTCTGAAGTTCTGTGTGGGATATGAGCAAATAACATGCAAAACAAAATGATTTCCAATAAAATAAGGTTATGCTCCCTTGGGAAATAAAGCACCTACCCTGTGAAAGTAATGTGCCTTTTACTTAAAGGTGCTATGTGTGACTCTTATTTAATCCCTAACTTTTGTCATTCAACCATGCAAGCTAAACAAACAATTCCATTCACTTTTGCCAATTTCAAATACTCCGGGTAGATATCAGTTTGTGGCAGTGTTGGCTGTGGACTAAGAGTGTGAACCAGGTCTTTTAGGTGGGCAGGGCGTTAAAAAAATGACAAACACCTTCAGTGTTTTTGAAAACAGCAATCTGAGTAATTTGTTTCATCACTGTTACCACTTAGTAAAGCCTTCTTGTCATTGCATGCTTCAGCAAAGATCAAATAGTACACATAGAACCTTAAAGGAAATCATGGAAAAGCATCCTTATCATATTTGTTAGTGGAGCCTTTAAAagtcatgtcttttttttatcttgCTATCATTCTAGGAAATGCTcagtttttcatctattttttccccctttttctttcttttatattCTCCTTTCCAGTTGCGGACCAAGCTCTCATCCCAGGAGATTCAGCAGTTTGCCACTCTGCTCCATGAATACCGCAATGGTGCCTCAATCCATGAATTCTGCATCAATCTGCGACAACTCTACGGTGACAGCAGGAAGTTCCTCCTACTGGGTACAAGCTGTCACTGTCTTCACAACACCTGTTGATACTCATAATGAGATATGGTTCAGTTTCTCTCCTTCGACAATGTTACTGTTATAAGGATGATTCATAACTGCAAATGGTTTATCTTAATAACAAATTCATACATCTTAATTTCCATCAGACTACATTTTTGAGTGTAAGGACAAAATTCTTTGTTGGATTACTAACAGACTTCAccaaaccttctctctcttttttttttctcctgcagGCCTGCGTCCCTTCATTCCAGAGAAGGATAGCCAGCACTTTGAGAATTTCCTGGAGACCATCGGTGTCAAGGATGGCCGAGGCATAATCACAGACAGCTTCGGCCGTTACCGGCGCACGGCCAGCTCTGCCTCCGACTCCACCACCAACGGCAACGGGGCTGCAGGAGGAAGTGGCGACAGTGGGGGGTCAGATGAGGGCCAGGAGGCCTCAGAGGGCGACGAATGGGACCGCATGATCACAGACATTAGCAATGACATCGAAGCCCTGGGCTGCAGTATGGACCAGGAGGGGGTCACACCCTGACAAAGCAGACAAAGGGAGATGTCACTAAAAAGGGCAAAGGGCGTGAGATGACTGTCAATCATCAGTATATTGTTGTGGGTATAGAGCAGGTGGTCTCTGGCACCTTTCTTTGAATGGTTTTGccttttttaatgtttttcccTTTATCCTTTTAAGAGCAGCGTCCATAGTCAAAGACTTCTTCACCCCACTGCCAGGTGAAGATAAAGTCAACCGATGCTCTTACTCAAAAGCCTCTAGAGGACTTGCAATCAGTTTgggctgttgtgtgtgtggaaTTGCTGCATTTCATTGCCTcctaatattttattttttaagtttCAGtggtttttttattcatttattggcAGTATCTGCCACTGCTGTCAACAATGTAGCAAATCACTCCAGAATCTTAGAGGCTGTTGAAGAGTCAGTCCATGAGTACTCTCGAAGACTGGAGTATGAAGGAATCCCTTTCACCAAAGGACTATGTACATGATGTGGAATATTAAGACTGTACTGTTATATACTTTTGTATTACTATAGGTCAATAAACTTCATCAATCTGGAGGAACATGCAAGTTTTTTTATTTACTTCACATTTGTTTATATGTTGCTGTGACTTTGTAACTTTTGTCAATAGGCTTTTCTTCCACCATATGTTTTGTGTACCGTTTTGTTTTACACTACCACTTATCAGTTTTTTTAGCTTTAATATAATTTTGCCTCATTAAAAGTGACCAAGGAAATGCTGTTAATTCTCATTCAGTTTGTGCAGGCGAGTGAGGACGGCATTTGACAAAGCCAGTTAGTTAATGGCTGATGAAAAATTTTGATCTTTGGTGATTCTTTTTTCATGCAGGTCATTGTGTTATGGTGTTACTGTAGATTCCCCATTTATCTGTATATGTGCCTTTACACTGCAGTACTGCTGCCAAAGTGTCTATGCAGACACAAACATGCAATTGTGAACCGTAACTGACTACAGCTCATGAACAAATCATGGTTTAATAAATAAAAGTTCCCTCATTTTAATTGTATGTTTTTGTTGTCGCTTGCGTTTTCATTGGTTTTCTGAAAAATGTGGACACGGTCCGTTTACCCAAATAACAAGCCCGGGGTGTCTGAGGAATTGAAGATATCTCTGTGTAAGAAGAACAAAGCTTTCCAGACGGGTGATGTTTCTGCTTTGAGGGTTGCCAGGAAGGAAGTTGGAGCAGAGATTAAAAAGTCCAAATTGACCTATAAAGAAAAGACTGAGTGGGAGCTGAGCAGTGATAATGGGAGAACTTGCTGGGAAGGCATGAGTGGTGGAGTCTCAGGGAGGGAGAAACGGTGATAAGCATAGGTGGATTTCACTCAGACAGGGAGCCAGCTGAAGAGCTAAATGAATTTTTATCTCTGATATGATGACTGTGATCTCAGCAGAGATTGCTGCGATACAAAGGATAACctttatagccccccccccccaagtagcgTTTAATACCCAAAGTGTAGCTCATCTTCAGAAAAACAAGCAGGGCCTAACCTTGTGGTCAGGTAATGAGGTCATGCTTCGACTAACTCtggcattttatttatttatttatttatttttacaatcACATTAAAGAAAGTTCCCAAACTTTGGAAATGTGGCATAGTACTATTACAGAAAATAATAAAAAGAAGTTATCTGTAATACCGAGTTTGTTCGATGACGAATAGAAGACGCCACACTGACTGCTTTGTTTTCTTATGAAACACCTCAAGCGCCACAAAACCACTCCAGGTTCCTGTTTCTTGACTTCCCGTCAGCATTGTTTTCTATCCAGCGACACCTGCTTGCAGAGAAGCTTCTCTTACACTTAATATTAAACCAAGGTATTGTTGGTCAGACAGTCCCAATGGGCAGAGGTGAATGGGGTCTTCTTCGAACAGCCAGGTTCATCTACTGGATCTCCTCAGGGGGGTGTCCTGTCTCCGCTCTTGTATATCCTGTGCACAAATGACTGTCAAAGCCAACAATCATATAAAGGCAGATTCATTATTAAGTTTGCTGAGGATTCAGCCATTGTCAATCTGCTACAGGAGAGTAAGTCAGTGCATGGTCCTACGGTTAATGCAACCTATCATACCTCAAACTGAATGTAAATAAGACTAAAGACATGGACACTGACTTGAGAAAGTTGCACCTGATCCCCTACTCACTGTGATCAGTGATCAGGATATTGAGCTAGTTGAGAACCATAAGTACTTGAGTATCATATTTGACAACTAGCTTAACTTTTAGGGTAACACTAATGTCATctgtaaaaacaaacagcagcacCTATGCTTTTTGCACAAAATGAATTCTTTTAATGTCAGTCGGACAGTGATGACTTACAGAAGCGTCATTGGTTCTGTGTTAACATTGTTTACTGTGGCCTGGTTTGGATACCTGAATGTACAGAGCAATAACAGACTAAAGAGGATGGTCAGCACAGCAAGTAAGATTACTGGAGAGCTGCAGACCTGGCTCATTGATGTAgacacaccaatcagccaaaacattaaaaccacctgcctaacattGTGTCGGTCCCaatcgtgctgccaaaacagctctgacccatcgaggcatggatttcacaagacctctgaaggtgtcctctggtatctggcaccaagctaTTGGCAGCAGatttttaagtcctgtaagttgtgatgtGGAGCCTCCGTGGATTgggcttgtttttccagcatatcccacagatgctcgatcggattgagatctggggaatttggcggTCAAGGCAACAtcctgaactctttgtcatgttcctcaaaccattcctgaacaatttttggatgtggcagggtgcattatcctgctgggtgaggccactgccatcagggaataccgttgccatgaaggggtgtacctggtctggaacgatgtttaggtaggtggtacgtgtcaaagtaacatccacatgaatggctggacccaaggtttcccagcagaacattgcccagagcatcacactgcctccgccggcttgccttcttcccatagtgcatcctggtgccatctcttcctcagGTAGACAACGCACACGCACCCAGCCAGCCACATGATGTAAAACAAAACATGATTAatcagaccaggccactttcttccattgctccatggtccagttctgatgcttacatgcccattgtaggcgctttcagtggtggacaggggtcatcatgggcactctgaccagtctgcagctacacaaccccatacacaacaagctgtgatgcactgtgtgttctgacatctGTCTCTATCatggccagcattaactttttcagcaatttgagctacagtagctcttctgtgggattggaccagacaggctaaccttcgctccccatgtgcatcagtgagccttgggcacccatgaccctgtcgctggctcactggttgtccttccttggaccacttttggtaggtactgactgaccactacataccgggaacaccccacaagacctgctgttttggagatgctctgacccagtcatctagccatcacaatttgaccctTATCCATGTCACTCaggtccttacgcttgcccatttttcctgcttccaacacatcaacttcaagaactgaccatTCACttactgcctaatatatcccaccccttgacaggtgccattgtaatgagataatcaatgttattcacttacctgtcagtggttttactgTTTTGGCTGATAGGTGTATATAAAAAGGAAAGGTTAAAAACATCCTTAAGTGCTCTGAGCATCCTCTTTTCATTGAGTTTGACTTGTTGCACTCAGGTAATCGATTGAGGACTCCCAGACTTAAACTGAATAGGACAAAGTCTTTTTTTGCTCCAGcagccatcaacattctcaactcACAAAAATAGGTAATTACTCCATTCAACCCTATCTCTACCGGCTGCACTTTTTGCACATAAAATCTCAGAACATATATATATTGTTGCAAGAGATGTTATAAAAAATGGTGCTCCTCTATCCCCTCGATACTGTAGCCTTTTATGATATTGTCAACGTAAGTGTATGCTGGTGTTTTGTGCATTgtaattatcttttgtatgttttCAATCCTGACTGTGAAACAAATTGCCCATTCGGGACAGGAGACTGATTAATTAATTGCTGTAAGACAACGATTACGGTATTTGACGTGCAGTCTGAAAGTCGATCAGCGAGACATACTGGATATATGGACTATGTATGACAAAAACAGACTGGAGTTATAGAGGCCAGTAAATTGTGTTTCTAATCTGTGATGGTTATCCATTGTGAGTGGTCATCTTGCTTGGATGCACCTGAACTGTGCTGAAATTTCAGCCCTGGTTTCATCAAAGTAATGCTGTTGGATGCTGCTGAATGCCCTTAAAGTCCGGGATTAGTTTCCTCAGCCTGAGAGATGGGGGAAGCTGGCAATGCAACACCAGCTGGCCCTGCTCCATCCCCTGAACGTTATGTGCCCCTGCTCTCTTCAAAGGCTGTAAATAATATGATTACATCCCAAAAGCTTAAACAATTAAGGACATGAGTGCAAACAAGGAAGCCCAGTATCAGAAGTCATCTGAATGCCGTGCTGTCTCGGGTTTTTATGGTGAGGGAACTCTGCACCTGGGATTAAATAGCCACTTTGGCATGAGGCACTGTCTGCCAGCGACAAAGGGGCGAGAGAATCAGAGACCCTGTGATCTGACTGCGAGTACAGATCG includes:
- the ccm2 gene encoding cerebral cavernous malformations protein 2 homolog; amino-acid sequence: MEDDVKKVKKPGIVSPFKRVFLKGEKGRDKKAQEKATERRALHTFSLSQPDHRIDPDILLNDYIEKEVKYLGQLTSVPGYLNPSSRTEVLQLIDNARKSHQLAGQLTSEQDAVVSLSAYNIKLVWRDGEDIILRVPIHDIAAVSYIRDDSLHLVVLKTAQESGGSPCPSSCPDLNKSQTLSSLSESGAVFVEVCCLLVLAVENKVAAEELCLLLSQVFQIVYTESTIDFLDRAIIDGATTPTRHLSLYSDDSSNKVDVKEGFEAEAGTFSFQGSLEAGGNSPSASTPASPQTKTASEGELSTTATELLQDYMTTLRTKLSSQEIQQFATLLHEYRNGASIHEFCINLRQLYGDSRKFLLLGLRPFIPEKDSQHFENFLETIGVKDGRGIITDSFGRYRRTASSASDSTTNGNGAAGGSGDSGGSDEGQEASEGDEWDRMITDISNDIEALGCSMDQEGVTP